From the genome of Luteitalea sp.:
ATCTTCAACGCGCAGCGTGGCGCGAATATCGAGCCGATGATGGCGATCTTCGTGGGCGACTATCGACAGCGGCTCTTCGCCCCGGCTCGAACAGGCGCATCTCGATGTGACAGCCCTGTTGTTCGCCGTAGTGGTCGCAATCGCCAGCAGCGTCGTCTTCGGCCTCGTTCCCGCGTGGCCAGTAACCCGGTGCTGGACATGCTGCGAGGTGGACGGAGCGGTGGCATGGGCGCGCCGCGTGATCGCGTGCGGAGCGCATTGGTCGTCGCCGAGGTGGCCCTGGCGTTGCTGCTGCTCATCGGATCCGGCCTGCTGATTCGCACGGCGCTGGCGCTCGGCGCGGTCGATCCTGGCTTCGATCCGCGCGGCGTGCTCAGCGCGCGCGTGGCGCTCCCACGCGACGACTACCTGGACCACACGCGCACGGTGCAGGCGCTCGAGGGCATGGTGGACGAAACGCGCGTCGTTCCTGGTGTCACCCGTGCGGCCGTGGTCTCGCAGGTACCGCTGGGGCCCGGCGGCAATAGTAACGGCTTGATTCCGGAAGGACGCCCGATGGGCCCGCGCAGCGTGATTGTCAGCCAGCTGCGGCTCGTGTCACCCAGGTATTTCGAGACGATGAGGATTCCGATCAAGGAGGGACGCAGGTTCACCGATCAGGACCGTGAGGGCGTGCAGAAGGTGATGATCATCAGCGAGGCCCTGGCCCGGCAGGCCTGGCCGAAGGAAAACGCGATCGGCAAGCGCATCTCCTGCTGCGAGCCGGGACCTGGCGGCATTCGCACGCCCGACTACAAGGTGGTGGTTGGCGTCGCAGGCGACGTGCGTTCGTTCGGTCTCGCCGTTTCGCCCATGCCCGAGTTCTATCTGCCCATTGCACAGGCACCATCCAACCCACCTGGTGCGGCGTGGGACTGGGTCCAACGCACGATGTACATCGTCGCGCGCACGCCGACCGATCCGGCCGCATTGGCCAGCAGCGTGGCGCGTGCCATTCGCCAGGTCGATCCCAAGCTGCCGCTGTTCAACGTCCGTACAATGGAGGAGCGGATGGCGAGCTCGGTCGCCGCGTCGCGCTTCAACACGGTGCTGTTGACCACGCTCGGGATAATGGGGCTCCTGCTGGCGGCCATCGGTATCTACGGCGTGATTGCGTACTTCGTCAGCCAGCGCACGCAGGAGATCGGCGTGCGGCTCGCGCTCGGCGCCGCACCGGCCGACGTGGCCCGGCTCGTGATTCGACAGGCTTTGAAGCCGGTGCTGGTCGGTCTCTTCCTGGGAGTGACCGGTGCACTCGCCGTGAGCGGTCTGCTGGCGAACCAGTTGTACGGCGTGGAGCCGCGCGATCCGATGACGATCGCAGCGCTGAGCCTGGGCTTCGTCCTGGTTGCGCTTCTGGCGAGCTGGGCCCCTGCTCGCCGCGCCGCCCGCGTGGATCCCACCCGCGCATTGAACACAGCCTAGTGTCCTGACACTAACCGGGAAGGATCGAGAAGGAACGGCGGCGGCCGACGCGATAGACGGAGAAGTGGCGTCGATCGAGCGTGAAGATCTGCGTGAGGGACTCGCGCTCGGCAACGCGGACGAGCGCCGCGTCAGCCAGATCCATTGGCAAGTCCCGATACTTCTCCATCAGCTCGCGCATCCGGGAGGCATCGGTCTCATCGAGGGGCGCGAGTGTCAGAGCTCCTAGCTCCAAGCGGCTCCAGAGCGCCTTCTGACCTTGCCATGACAGGGCTAGGAGGTACATGGCTTCGGTGAACGCCGGCCAAACCGTGATCAAAGAGCTACGGAGCGTCCCTAGTGCATCGACGCACGTGTCGTGATCCGGATCACCGCGGTCGAGAATGGCCACGAGTGGGCCCGCATCAACGAGCACGCCGCGCACGTGCCTGCTCCCGAACAATCGCGCTGAACTGTTCCCCTGTGGTACGGTGTGGCCTGCGCACACCGAGATTGACAATCCCAACGACGTCCAGCCAGTCGTCATAGACACCGCCGCGGGTGTGACCGCTGCCAGTGCCGGCGTCGTACTGTGCGAGGGCCTCGCGAACGATCTCGGAGCGCGAGACCCGCCGGCGCTTCGCGAGGGCGTTCAATGCACGCTCCGCCTTTTGGTCGAGACGGACTGTCAATGGCACGTTACACCTCCGTAATACGTATTGAGTATTACACAAGGTCCCAGCGGGATCAAGGCAACGAAACCCCGCATCCTCGAGGATCCGTGGGCCCGGTTCCACATATGTGTCAGCACCGCTGGGCAGATCGATGAGCGACTATAGTCACGATCCCCTTTTCGTTGAGCACACCGCACGCCGAGAACTCGAGCTTCCATCAAACGCCCTTGCCGCCCCCCAGTTTTGGCCGACCCGCCACGAAGCGTCGAGTCCCACCCCCTGAGGAGTAAACAGAGGCGGCCAGCGTCGCGGTCGCGATGGTGCCGCCGGCCGGCCTGATCGCGTGGGCCGCGCGCCCCGGTCGGCCGCGTGGAACAACCACGTGCGGCGCTGACGTGTGGCGACCCGCCGAGCTCCGTGAGCTCGGCGGCCGTCTGGCCCCGCACGTGGTGTTACGTTCTTCGCGGATCACGCGGCCTCCAACGGGGCGGCGCTGGCCCACGCGATCCCGCCGGCCGGCGCTGACACCCGACGCTGCGCACGGTTTTCGCTCGACATATCGTAGCAGTTGTGCAAGTGTTACGACATGCTACGCGCTACGACGCGCCGGCTCGCCGGTCGACGACGGCAGCTCGAGGCGCAGCTTGCCACGCTGGGGCCGGTCCTGCGCGCCTCGCTGATCGAGCGGTTCACCCAGTGCGGGAAACCCGGCTGCAAGTGCATGCGGGGTGAGAAGCACGGGCCCGCCACCTACCTCACCGTGAGCTACGCGCACGGCAAAACGCGACAGGTGTATGTCCCCAAAGATCTGCGGCCGGTGGCCGAGCGGTGGGTCCACAATTATCACCACGCGATGACCCTGCTCGAAGAAATCTCGAGCATTAACCTCGAACTGATCCGGCGCAAAGAGCCGACCCCACACCGATAGGAGTGCGTCTATGCCCCAGGCCCAACAGGCCGGCCTCACCTGCGTGTCTGACCATCTGTATAGATGATACGAGACCCGCCCGCGAGGTCCACGACGCCGGGCCTTCGAGCCGACGCACGCGCCCACCCTCGCGCGCGTGCTGGCCCTGCGGGCGGTGGCCGCTCCCGACCTCGGGCGGTGGCTTTCGCTGGGGCTCGCCTTGCTCACCGTCGCCATGCTCCAGCTCTGGCGCGGCGCCCGCAGCGGCCACGGCTGGCTCACCCTCTGCGCCTTGTCGCGCACCTTGCCGCTTGAGGAATCCG
Proteins encoded in this window:
- a CDS encoding FtsX-like permease family protein, which translates into the protein MRRRLLRAWLWKPSVDEEVDGELAFHLEMRRREYVARGMSSEEARQAALRRFGDVRLAHDTCWRLGRDRDRQMRRREYLAELRQDVGFGWRQLWKNPGFAFVAIVTLALGIGATTAIFSAVHAVVLRPLPYHEPHRLVYLFERWRDIERGGVSVGNFVEWSRRATLFDGIAAIQYDNFNVTEGRTPERVIGAHVSGHYFDVLGVGAALGRTFGRDDDQPGREDVVILSHRLWARRFAGDPGVVGREVRLSGRQHTVVGVMPASFDVTMDGEELWVPAAFSGEEQADFDRHFLTISARLAPGVTIDQAQTELATIAAQLEKEQPIFNAQRGANIEPMMAIFVGDYRQRLFAPARTGASRCDSPVVRRSGRNRQQRRLRPRSRVASNPVLDMLRGGRSGGMGAPRDRVRSALVVAEVALALLLLIGSGLLIRTALALGAVDPGFDPRGVLSARVALPRDDYLDHTRTVQALEGMVDETRVVPGVTRAAVVSQVPLGPGGNSNGLIPEGRPMGPRSVIVSQLRLVSPRYFETMRIPIKEGRRFTDQDREGVQKVMIISEALARQAWPKENAIGKRISCCEPGPGGIRTPDYKVVVGVAGDVRSFGLAVSPMPEFYLPIAQAPSNPPGAAWDWVQRTMYIVARTPTDPAALASSVARAIRQVDPKLPLFNVRTMEERMASSVAASRFNTVLLTTLGIMGLLLAAIGIYGVIAYFVSQRTQEIGVRLALGAAPADVARLVIRQALKPVLVGLFLGVTGALAVSGLLANQLYGVEPRDPMTIAALSLGFVLVALLASWAPARRAARVDPTRALNTA
- a CDS encoding PIN domain-containing protein encodes the protein MTTGWTSLGLSISVCAGHTVPQGNSSARLFGSRHVRGVLVDAGPLVAILDRGDPDHDTCVDALGTLRSSLITVWPAFTEAMYLLALSWQGQKALWSRLELGALTLAPLDETDASRMRELMEKYRDLPMDLADAALVRVAERESLTQIFTLDRRHFSVYRVGRRRSFSILPG
- a CDS encoding ribbon-helix-helix protein, CopG family; its protein translation is MDLPSGADTYVEPGPRILEDAGFRCLDPAGTLCNTQYVLRRCNVPLTVRLDQKAERALNALAKRRRVSRSEIVREALAQYDAGTGSGHTRGGVYDDWLDVVGIVNLGVRRPHRTTGEQFSAIVREQARARRAR